The following proteins are co-located in the Gossypium hirsutum isolate 1008001.06 chromosome A02, Gossypium_hirsutum_v2.1, whole genome shotgun sequence genome:
- the LOC107919856 gene encoding cytochrome P450 89A2-like has protein sequence MHSTVCSLLFCFGEKLEDKKIQDIKDLQRRLQLSFDEFKVLNLFPSLGKFVFHKRWEKLRQLRQDQEKLMVPLIKARKAMREGKNEKDEAFLPYVDTLFDLQLKEENRKLEEKEIVALCSEFFTGGIDTTSTTLEWIMANLVKHPHIQDKLFKEIKGVVSDGEVEIKDGDLRKMPYLRAVILESLRRHPPSHFLIPHTVTKNVVLGGFLVPKNSIVIFIVVETGRNPNVWENPMEFKPERFLNNGDFDISGTKEIKMMPFGVGKRMCPAYRLAMLHLKYFVANLVWHFNFNCFGEGVDLTEKHEFTAVMQNPRSK, from the coding sequence ATGCACTCTACAGTTTGTTCgcttttattttgctttggtGAGAAGCTTGAAGACAAGAAAATTCAAGATATCAAGGATCTGCAGCGACGCCTACAGTTGAGCTTTGATGAATTCAAAGTACTCAATCTGTTTCCAAGTTTGGGGAAATTTGTCTTTCACAAGCGATGGGAAAAGCTTCGTCAGCTTCGACAGGATCAGGAAAAACTAATGGTACCTTTAATAAAAGCTAGAAAGGCGATGAGGGAAGGAAAAAACGAAAAGGATGAGGCTTTCCTTCCCTATGTTGACACTTTGTTTGATTTACAACTTAAAGAGGAAAACAGGAAACTTGAAGAAAAGGAAATTGTGGCATTGTGCTCTGAGTTCTTCACTGGAGGCATTGATACTACTTCCACAACTCTAGAATGGATCATGGCTAATTTGGTGAAGCACCCACATATTCAAGACAAGTTattcaaggaaatcaaagggGTTGTCTCAGACGGGGAAGTAGAGATTAAGGATGGAGATTTGAGGAAGATGCCATATCTTAGAGCCGTTATCTTAGAAAGTTTAAGGCGTCATCCTCCTAGCCATTTTCTAATCCCACATACGGTAACAAAAAATGTTGTTTTGGGTGGGTTTTTAGTTCCAAAGAACagtattgtaatttttatagtgGTGGAAACGGGTCGGAATCCGAATGTATGGGAAAATCCAATGGAGTTCAAGCCTGAGAGATTCTTAAACAATGGTGATTTTGATATTAGTGGAACAAAAGAGATTAAGATGATGCCATTTGGGGTAGGGAAAAGGATGTGTCCGGCATATCGTTTGGCAATGCTTCACTTAAAGTATTTTGTGGCAAACTTAGTCTGGCATTTCAACTTTAACTGTTTTGGAGAAGGTGTGGATTTGACTGAAAAACATGAATTCACAGCCGTAATGCAGAATCCGAGGTCCAAATAG
- the LOC107924772 gene encoding uncharacterized protein, translated as MGETRPVPRRESPWGMPEGEHRQPKAHRCNDRAEDVIQACFEGNPFKTVPGPFKLFWQCMRSKPGEEPTEPYTYLQLDPPKREVELE; from the exons ATGGGTGAGACAAGGCCAGTGCCAAGGAGAGAGAGCCCATGGGGAATGCCAGAAGGGGAGCATCGGCAACCTAAGGCTCATCGTTGCAACGATCGAGCTGAAGATGTTATCCAa GCTTGTTTTGAGGGGAACCCATTTAAGACCGTTCCAGGACCTTTTAAGCTCTTTTGGCAGTGCATGCGTTCTAAACCTGG AGAGGAACCAACAGAGCCATACACCTATTTGCAGCTGGACCCCCCAAAGAGAGAGGTGGAGCTTGAATGA